In Cucurbita pepo subsp. pepo cultivar mu-cu-16 chromosome LG10, ASM280686v2, whole genome shotgun sequence, the DNA window TGggcatcttcatcttcaattcCAAAACGATTTTGTTCATCTCCTTCATGTTTCCGACAATTTCTCAGCCGGAATTTTTGTTCCACACTTGTTCAAACAAAGCCAATTACACCGCCGACAGCCTTTTCAAGAGAAATCTGGACGCCGTACTTGCGTCTATTTCCTCCAATACCCAAGTGGATTATGGTTTCTACAACGCTACCTCCGGTGAAGATCCCGACAGAGCTACCGGTTTGGCTCTTTGTCGTGGTGGTGTTGCGTTGGAGCAATGTCGAAGCTGTGTGAAGAACTCAACGCGTAGGATTTCTGAAAGTTGCCCAAATCAGAAAGAGGCAGAGGGATGGTACGAGGATTGTCAAATTCGTTACTCGAATAACGCTATTTACGGCGTTGGAGACAGCAACGTGAAGATGTTGTTTTGGAACACTCAAAGAGCGGAAGACCCAGATGGGTTCAATGAGGCACTCAGGAGTTTGTTTGATCGGCTGCAGAGAGTGGCTGCGTCGGGGAGTTCTGTTCACAAGTCTGCTGGGGGCGACCAGAAGGTTCCATTTCCCAGCACGTATACCATATATGGCTTGGTCGATTGTTTCCCGGATTTGTCTTATTTGAACTGTTTTAACTGTCTCGATCAGCTTCAAGCatctttttttagttgttgCAATGGCAGCTTAGGTGCCAGATTACTTGCCACTAGCTGTCAACTCAATTTTGAAATCCACCCCATCTATATCTCTCTTTTGTCTCCGCCTCCTccgcctcctccgccgcctccgccgcctCCAAAACCCGGTATCATTTGTGGGAGAACAAATTGACGTCATTATTTAATCCAAAAGCTTATACCATATTATTTAGCTTTTTGGTCTTTCTCTTTGTTGTCAGGAAATCATGGCAATAATGGTAGAACTGTTGTAACCATTGGGGTGGCCATCGTTTCTGCTATCACTCTAATGGTTaccattttcatcattttcagaTTGAGGAAGATAAAGAACAGAAGACGATTAGACAATTTTGGAGGTATGGATCCTCTGTTTAGATGCTTTGATTGTGAAGCATTTTGTTTATGTTCATATTGATGTGCTAATAATCTATGCTTAGGTGCATCTTTTGGAGACACTGCTGATGAAATGAGCATTATGGAGAtgattcaatttgattttggaAGCATTAAAGATGCAACGAATGACTTCGCAAGTGAAAACAAGCTGGGacagggtggatttggggctGTTTATAAGGTATGAAATGAATTTGGGGATGCTGAATTCAAACTAGAAACTTAGCTGCTGATATGATCAGGGTAAGCTGCCAAATGGACAGCATGTAGCAGTGAAGAGGCTTGCACGTAATTCACAACAGGGGGATGCTGAATTCAAAAATGAAGTCCTTTTGGTGGTCAAGCTTCAACATCGGAACTTGGTTAGGCTACTTGGGTTCTGTTTGCAAGGGAGCGAAAGGCTTCTTATATATGAGTTTGTCCCTAATGGCAGCCTTGACAACTTCATATTTGGTGTgacattgtttcttttttttgtctttggTCCTACTCTTGTTTGGAAAGTTACCATCCtttcttataattatttacatGTAGATTTTGGAAAGCGGACACTTTTAGATTGGGAAAGACGATACAAAATCATAAATGGCATTGCACGAGCACTTCTTTACCTCCATGAAGATTCTCGTCATCGAATCATACATCGTGACCTCAAAGCTAGTAATATTTTGTTGGACGAGGAAATGAATCCAAAGATTGCTGATTTTGGTATGGCAAGATTGTTCGAAGTTGATGAGACTCAAGGCAATACGAGCAGAATTGTGGGAACTTAGTAAGTCCAAGCttgtttattttcatttttcccatatttttaactttttaatattgtcAACCTAATTCAttgtgttattattttttgtagtGGCTATATGGCTCCGGAATATGTAGTACATGGACAGTTCTCTGTAAAATCCGATGTCTTCAGCTTTGGTGTTTTGGTTCTTGAGATTTTGAGCGGTAAGAAGAACAATTATTTTCACGAGGGAGAGCATGTCGAAGATCTCACCAGCTTTGTAAGTATATGATTTTAAATCTCCGTGCATGAAAATGCTTCAAGCAGGTAACAACCGTATATGAATTTTCTTATAGGTATGGACAAACTGGAGGGCAGGAACAACTACAAGTATCATAGATTCAACCCTTCGCGTTGGTTCAAGGATTGAGATGATAAGATGCATTCACATTGGACTATTATGTGTTCAAGAAAATGTAAGCAATCGACCAACAATGGGATCAGTGGTTATGATGCTAGGTAGTTCTTCTCTCACTCTCCCAGTACCCTCTCAACCAGCATTCTTCCTACATAGTGCCACCAATGAATCCGACACCAATGGAACTGGCAGTGAATCCGCATCCGTTCAACTTTCGAgaaatgaaatttcaattacAGAACTCCATCCTCGTTAGATCATCATCGCCCACCTATATTAATCACTTCTTGCAAACGGTTTACAAAAACACTACTAGTTtattgttaaaatatcatccaTAGCCCAACCATGGTATAAGTGACTATATCTATGTTAAGAAAATGACACGAGTGACtgtatttatgaaaataatttagaattttaggaataaatttaggaaaatgatcaggtattttagaaaaagttgagaaattttaggaatagattgaCTCTCACCTTACTCACttcatcatcccaagaaatcccGAGTAGTAGTTTCTACTGAAGTGTTTTGTAAGATAAAGTGTGTGAGTGTTTCCCACGTAGAGTTATGTTCAACATTTATTTCCGTGCAATAGCTCAAAGTCTTGTGTTTATAATTTGTCTTGATTCCAATAAATGAGAGTAACTCTCAATAAtctttagtttaaatttatggtttatcatatatatcatatttcaCGCAAATATTGAGGATATTTAGTCTTCCATTgcacaaatattatatttaaatattatttacacGTTTATGGTCAATTTAATCatttagaaaatagaaaaagacgTCTCCTGCGGCTGTGTGGGTGAAGAATGACTTTACTAACGTTTACACCACTCAGAAGTTCAGCAAGTTTACGTTAAAAATGGAATGCATTTTGAGAGAAGGAAAATCAAATTAGAGATGGGCAATTTCAAACCCCTTTTGTTCCTCTCCTTCATTCTCATGTTCATGGCTTCCATCGCCATTTCTCAAATAGATATCAAGGCCCACTCATGTTCAAACACCGCCAACTACACCACCAACAGCACTTACAGGCAAAATCTCGATACCCTTCTTTCCTCCATCGCCTCCAACACCCAAATAGATTATGGGTTTTACAATTTCTCAGCTGGAGAGCAACCCGACAGGGTGAACGCTATTGCCCTTTGTCTGGCTGATCTGACGGTGGAAAAATGCAGGAGCTGTCTCGTGACTTCGACTCGAAGGATTCTACAGGATTGTCCAAACCAGAAGGAGGCTGTCGGATGGTACACCGTTTGCATGATTCGTTACTCAAATACATCCATATTTGGCATTCGGAATGATAAAGTGCTCGACCCAGTTTTCATTTGGGGTCGGAAAGCATCAGACATTGGTGGCTACAATCTAGCGCTAAGCCGCTTGTTACAAACACTCAGAAACCGGGCTGCGGCTGGGGATTCTAGACACAAATTCGCTGTGGGGGAAATTGCAGCCACCAATTTGGACACCATATTTGGGTTTCTTCAATGTACTCCCGATTTGTCCTCTGTGGATTGCAATAATTGTCTTATGAAGGCCGCTCAAAGAGTTCCAAATGGAAGTATGGGAACGAGGGTATTTTCGACCAGCTGTTTTTTGAGATACGAGACTAATGATCTTTTCTACAACACTCTGcccccgccgccgccgccgcccccTGCTGGTTCTTCTCCAACGCCAGGTATCGTTGTTCACATGCTCaaaaaccttttctttttggtgggTTCTTCCTGAATTTACAGTCAACGAAATCACAACTACGTATTAGCAGATGGGTTTGTGGAAACTCTGTTAGATAAACGCTAACATAGCCTCCGAtctaaatttcttttgtaGGAAATTCTAGTAGAACTATTGTTATCGTTGTGGTGTCCATCGTTTCAGCCATCGTTCTCGTTGTTGCCATTTTCATCATTGTGAGGTTGAGGAAACGGAAGATCAAAAGAACAGCCGACAAATTGGAAGGTGAGTGGTTTATgaatcctctgttttcttaGATGGGCAGTGTTCTTTTTGATCGTGTAGTTCTTGAGAATTGAGGTTCATTTCCTAATCTACGTTCAGGTATTCATATTGGAGACACCACCGACGAAATTAGCAATGTGGAGAcgattcaatttgattttgagaCCATTAAAGTTGCAACAAACGATTTCTCAAGTGAAAACAAGCTCGGACAGGGTGGATTTGGAGCTGTTTACAAGGGTAAGCTAACCAATGGACAACGTATAGCAGTGAAGAGACTTGCAAATAATTCACGACAAGGAGATATTGAGTTCAAAAATGAAGTCCTTTTGGTGGTCAAGCTTCAACATCGGAACTTGGTTAGGCTGCTGGGATTTTGCTTGCAAAGAACTGAAAGACTTCTCATATATGAGTTTGTACCAAATGCCAGCCTTGATCAGTTCATATTTGGTATACTCATTTTctacctttttcttcttccattcacTTTGTGCATCACATTTGAAAAAGTCATCTGTTCATATTATTGACACAATCTATGACTATCTAGACTTTGGAAAAAGGACGTTTTTAGATGGGGAAAGACgattcaaaatcataaatgGTGTTGCACGAGGACTTCTTTACCTGCATGAAGATTCTCGCCTTCGAATCATACACCGTGATCTCAAAGCTAGTAATATTTTGTTGGACGAAAAAATGAATCCAAAAATTGCTGATTTTGGTATGGCAAAATTGTTCCAAGTTGATGAGACTCACGGCAATACAAGTAGAATTGTGGGAACATAGTGAGTATCATTACTGCAATCATCCTCTTACaatgcatttaaaaaaaagtaatttatttatttatttatttatttatttatttattttttgttgcaGTGGCTATATGGCTCCCGAGTATGTAATGCATGGACAATTCTCAGTCAAATCTGATGTCTTTAGTTTTGGTATTTTGGTTCTTGAGATTTTGAGCGGTAAGAagaacaattatttaaaagaggGAGAATATTTCGAAGATCTCACCCGCATTGTAAGTATATGATTTTAAATCTCCGTGCATGAAAATGCTTCAAGCAGCTATCGATAGTGTATGTTCTCCAAGTGCTAATATCAGGTGAACATTGTGGATTTTCTTATAGGTATGGACAAACTGGAGAGGAGGAACAGCAACAAATATCATAGATTCAACCCTTAGAGTTGGTTCAAAGATTGAGATGATAAGATGCATTCACATTGGACTATTATGTGTTCAAGAAAATGTAAGCAATCGGCCAACAATCGGATCAGTGGTTATGATGCTAGGTAGTTCTTCTCTCACTCTCCCGATACCTTCTCAACCAGCATTCTTCGTGGATAGTGCCACCAATGAATCCAACATTGATAGAACTAGTTGCGAATGCGTGTCCGTTCAACTTTCGAGGAATGATATTTCAGTTACGGAGCTCCATCCTCGTTAGATTATCATCACCCACTTATGTTAGTTGATTCCTTCAACTGGTCAAAGTCTTGTCTTTATAATTGTCTTGATTtcaattaatgagaaaatcGTAAGACATCAAATGGCTAAGCACGACTTAGCCATTAAATGGTTATTTATAGGAATGTTTATAGAGGAAAAGTATTATTAACCTAAACCTATTGCtactcaaattttataataaaattatgactCAAAACGACATGAACGTACTGTGCGCGcaagaaatatttgaaaagacataaaaaatgaaaaccattTATTTCAATAGAAGAGAGTTTCATtacaatgaataaaaaaaaataataataataaaaaatcgaATTGACGTCTCGAGATATGCGTTCTTTTGTGACATTCCATGTCTCTCAAACACGCCCTCTCTCGGCTCGTAGCATCACGCacctgaaaaggaaaatatatgaaggatgaatataaaaattatactcaagAAGCTACCTATGCGTAGGTTCTCATCGCGTTCATGTTGTTTGATGAtaaaagtctcacatcggctaatttagggaataattatgagtttataattaaagaatactCTTTAGGTAAacccaaaagcaaagccatgagagcagtggacaatatcataccattgtggagagttggcGGAATCCTTCTTACTCGGTAACTGAGTTAGTTCCCCAATAAAAcacgtgttcgtctaacacgtgcatcttctatttatttaatttatatatgtgTATGGGAGGAAGTAAATTTACGACCAAAAGAGgtcattttaaaagtaaaataattgcCGTAGCAAACAATTTCCATAGCGTGGTTGAACAGTTGAAGATCATGACTGAGTCAACAGACAAGAAAATGGGCTCTAACTCCGTCACGACTTGTGTTTAATACGGTCCAGATCCAGAAGACCGTGGACTTGCgcaaggaagaagacgatgggCAAGTTTCTGAGCTACATGGACCCACTCAACCGTATAACTAGATAGAAGCTGTGGTAGACGATTGTGTAGAGAGATACCCCGTTCCCAGTAAGGTCGTTGAAGATTGACCGGCGGACGCCGGAAAGCCAATCGGAAAGAATGGAGGTTTCGACGGTTGAGGAAGAGGAATCGATTTGCTTCCAAGCATTAGAACGACCATTGACATGGTCGGTCTGATGTTAGGGTCTTCTTGTACGCATAGGAGCCCGATTTGGATCCATCTTAGAGCTTCGCTTAAAGAACAATCTCCAACCAGGTTCGGATCAACCATTTCCTCTTCTCTGCCTTCCTTCCATAGTTGCCATGCCTGATTTTGTTCAATTCATGTGTATTGTAAAAATCTTGCccacacaaaaacaaaacctaagAATTTGCCAAGAATCTTTACCTGTGATAGAAGGCTTTGTgcattgtctactttgaagAAACCGCTGTTCTTTCTCCCGCTTATCACTTCTAGCATTAAGATCCCAAAACTATAAACATCCGATTTTACAGAAAAAACTCCCTCCATTGCATATTCTGGTGCCATGTATCCACTGTAGAAGTGATTAGAATGACAAGATTAGATGCAATTACTCACAAAAACCTGATACATATTGATATTGTTCTATGCTTAATGACTTACAAAGTGCCAACAACCCTGTTGGTGCTAGCCTCAACTTGCTTGCCTCCGAATATTCTGGCCGTTCCAAAGTCTGATATCTTTGCattcatctcatcatccaacaacacATTGCTAGCTTTTAAATCCCGATGAACGATTTTGAGCCGAGAGTCTTCGTGCAGATATAGAATTCCTTTTGCAACTCCATTGATGATGTTGTTGCGCTTAAGCCAATCGAGTTGTTTGCATTTAACTGGATCTGCATTGCAGAATGAAGAATAGGAGATGAAATTTTCCTGATAATGAACCTTTGTGTTTGACTCCAATGGGGCAAAAAGCATATATATGAAGAATGGAAAGTAAACTGACCAAATAATAAGGCATCTAGACTAGTGTTTGCCATGTACTCATAGACAAGGAGCTTTTCCTCTCCCTCCAGACAGCATCCCAAAAGCTTGACCAGATTTTTATGTTGAAGCTTCATTATGACCATGACTTCATTCTTGAACTCATCGTGACCTTGGCTTGACTTCACTGACAGTCTTTTTACAGCTATTTCTTCCCCATTCATCAGCTTTCCCTGGATGAATTGAAAACTTAGGAAACAGAAAGAAAGCAGCAAATAGCACAGGGATAACTTGTagttgtaaccgcccaagcccaagcccactgcagatattgtcctgttagggagaggtttccacacccttataaggaatgtttcgttctcctctccaatcgatgtaggatctcacagtagTTATGAACAAAGGACCAGATAATTGTTCTTTGTTATATGTACATCATGCCACTTCTTAAGCTCATATTAGTATCGTTAAACCATTTCAACATATTTAATCTTAGGATTCAATAGTTAACCTTGAAAACCGGGCCAAACCCGCCTTCTCCAAGTCTATTTGCATCTGCAAAGTTGTTTGTGGCAGCCTGTAGGGTGATGAAACTGAAGTAATGCATCTCTTCATCATTGTCTCCATCTCTTGAATGCAAATCTTGCTTCATCAATTCTGCAGACTTAGCATCTCCCAAATTTTGCAACAGAACTTGTTCACCTGTGTCCATCTCTGGATCTATGAATTTGATATcataatgttttatttgaatCAAAGCTTCATAAGTGCAGTTTAAACgtaaaatctttaattttcttacgCTGTCTTCTCTTCTTTGACAGAAGTAAACAATACAACAGACTTGCAAGAAATGCTACTGCTGCAACTGTTGATATAATGATTACTGCAATCACTTTGGCGCTCAATCCTGCTTGGTttagtataaaattataagatgttgaagaatttagcaaacgaaacaaaaaaattataagatttgAATCACCTTGAGGCGAAGCTGatagagaatagaaaagataTTTCTCATACGTTATGCTACAACTTGGGCTCAAAATTCTCCACCCCACTCTCCCTTTGTAAACCTGCCCGATCTCCTCCAACAGAGCcatcaaacatttacaacaCGCGCTACTGTTGAGATCCCTTGTGCACTGAACCAATCCATAGCCAGTCCCATGCAACTTGTTTGCCTTGTACATCATCGGTAACACTGAGGCTTCACTGGCCATCTGAGACAACAGAGCAGACCCATCAATATTACTATCATCTGGCGATGTCTGGTTCCCTGAATCGCCCATGAGGAATCTCGGGGAGATCTCTACAGTTCCCAAGAAGTTCTTGTCTGAGTATCTAAGCATGCACTCATCGTACCATATTGTGGCGTTTACTCTTAAAGGGCATCGATCCCTTACATCTCTGCTTGCGGTACTGACACAACTGTGACAGTAATCGTTGGAAATATCTCCACGACAGAGTACGAGGCCGTACATTCCATTGAATGTTCTATTGTAGAAGCTGTCGGAGGAAGCTTCGGATAAAGAACCCAGTATGCCAATGAGATCTGAACCCAGATTAGAGTTGGTTGTGATATTACTTGGCGCTGAACAGATGTGGAACCTATATCTTGGTTCGAAATGATGGGAGCGGCTAAGCCCAAAGATTGAAATCAGAAGTAGCAACGAAACTGGCGAAGATCTGTAATTGAGGAAACAGAACATGATTTGGGTTTGGAGTAGCAGATAAAGAGACGACCTTCTTCTTGAAGAAATAAGAACAGATGATTGAAATATCTGTAGTACCTTTCATTGTACAATTATTCAGAAGAAACTGTTTGGAGGTAGCTTTCGATGTAATTTTCAGCATTTATTTGCAGGTAGCAAAGACAGAGTCACAATTTGACAGAGTCACAGAACATCGTGTCTTGGCATATTCTGTTGGGTTTGATGcaaatttgaatattcaaaGTGGATAAGCTCATTAAATACTCCATGAAAGCAAGTATGTGTCACAATTCAAGATGAGCAAAACGTCTGGGATTTTACCAATTCACTGAGGTTTCTTCAAGCAGAGTAGAAGATAACTTTGTAATCAGAGAGAAGACGATGATGAACACAACTAACACTCAGAAAACTGGCACTCCACTCGTTAATTTACATTCAGTTGCGTTGCTCTCGAGTCTCATGTGCAATGATTTTCATGGGCTTGAAGCTATTTTTAACAAGCTGTGATCTTTCAGTGGCTAGATATGCAATGTTCATTTAAACCATGTACAAGAATCTAtgacggaaaaaaaaaaaaaaaaactaaataaagtaCATCATAAAATTGAATGAATGCAGTGGCTAGATAGAAGCAGTAGTAGACGACTGATCTGTGGTGAGTAGCCCTGTCCCTGTTTCAGTTGATGAATATTGATATCTACTGAGAGACCCTCGACCTGTAAGAAATGGAGGTTTTGAGGGCTGAGGAAGGTGAACCGACTGGCTTCCAAGCATTAGAACAACCATTGACATGGTGGGTCTGGTGTTAGCATCTTCTTGCACGCACAGCAAGCCAATCTGGATCCATTTTACGGCCTCACTCTCACGATAATCTCCAGCCAGGTTCTCATCTATCATTTCTTCTGCTCTACCTTCATTCCATAGCTCCCATGCCTGTTAAATTGCTATCTTTGTTAAACAACCATCACAAAACTGAGAGGGagacacttttttttatttttttataaagaacaGAAGCATACATACATATGACAGAAGGTTCTGCGCTCTGTCCATGTTTAGAAAACCAATGCTCTTTCTCCCACTGATCACCTCCAGGATTAGAACTCCAAAACTGTATACATCGGATTTAACTGAGAAAACTCCCTCCATAGCATACTCTGGCGCCATATACCCACTATAGGATTGCCAATTACAACCAATGAGCAACGAGGATATGAAACACAATGATTAATAATACAGTATAGAAGGTAATGATAAAGATTTATGTATTCCTAAGTTTACATGCTATCTAGAAACTCTGGTACAAATGGATGACTTACTATGTTCCAACTATTCTATTGGTGCTGGCATCAATTTGCTTGCCTCCAAATATCCTAGCAGTTCCAAAATCTGATATTTTTGGATTCATCTCCTCATCTAACAGTACATTACTCACTTTCAAATCTCTATGAATGATTTTGAGTCGAGAATCTTCATGGAGATACAGAATTCCTCTTGCAATCCCATTGAGAATGTTTTCGCGCTTGAGCCAGTCGAGTTGTTTGCACTTCAATGGATCTGCTAGTGCAATTAGATGAGTAAAACCATGACATGGATTGTAGTGTATGGATAATGAAAACGAGATTAtaggagagaaagagagctAACCAAACAAGAAAGCATCAAGACTTGTATTTGCCATGTACTCATAGATTAGaagtttttcttctccttccacACAATATCCCAGGAGTCTAACCAGATTCTTATGTTGAAGCTTCCAGATGACCTTTGCTTCATTCTTGAACTCTTCATATccttgatttgattttgttgatagTCTTTTCACAGCTACTTCCTCACCATCCATCAGCTTTCCCTAAATTCCAATCAATCAACATATTGTCATAACCCATGTCAATCCCACGAccaatagatattgtcctctttaggctttccctttcgggcttcccctcaaggtttttaaaacgtgtctgctagggagaagttttcacacccttataaggaatgttttgttctcctatccaaccgatgtgagatctcataatccacccaccttgggggccagcatcctcactggcacaccgcctagtgtttggctctaataccatttgtaacaacccaaacccactgctaacaaatattgtcctctttaggctttccctttcgggcttccccttaaggttttaaaaatgtgtctgctagggagaagtttccacaaccttataaggaatgctttgtttctttctccaaccgatgtgggatctcacaatccaccccctcggaggcccaacgtcctcgttggcacactgcccagtgtctggctctaataccatttgtaacaaccaaagcccactactaacagatattgtcctctttgggttttcccttttaggtttcccctcaaggtttttaaaacacgtctactaggcaaatgtttccacacccttataaagaatgcttcattctcctatTCAACCgaggtaagatctcacaattaacCTTGTAAACTGGACCAAACCCGCCTTCTCCAAGTTTATTAGCATCTGAGAAGTCATCTGTAGCAGTCTTTAGAGAACTAAAACTGAAGAAAGGCATATCTCCATCACTGTCTTGATTTGATGCATCCAACTGTTGTCTCAATGAGTAAACCAGTTGTTGATCAACTCGATTTCGCAAAGGAAGCTCTTCACTTCTATCCCTCTCTGAATGAAAAGCCATGTTTCTTGTTATGTGATATTAATCAAAATCCTACTACAAGTACATTGTTTATGCAAAGGGTTTAGTCTTCTTACCCCTTTTGTTTCTCCATAAAAATGAGGCATAAATCATTCCTAGCAGAACTGCCGCTGCTGCAACTGTTGATATGCTGATGACAATGATCCTTGTTCTGTTGCCTCCTGTGCATTCCCTTTTATAATTAGACCAAAACCTTTGAAAATTGATGAGGgtcaagaaaacaaaatcaatgtCATCACCTTACCTTCTTCATCAAGAGACAAGGGTGGAGGTCCTGGTATCCCATAAAACTGAAAGGCCTCAACCCTTAAATTACAATTGGGAGCTAAAACTCGCCACCCTCTTTGCCTTAAGCAACATCCCTTTGCAAAAGTCACCAAATTTGTCAAACAGACCTCACAATCACGCTTGATGATATCTCTTGTACACTGTGCTAGTCCAAATCTCTGATCCACACCACCCACATTTACCTCACCTTCCTTGAACatcatatttgaatttgtagCATCTTGTACTAAATTAGACACCAATGCAAGATCAATGAAATCACGGTCTTCAATAGTAGATTGGTTCAGACTATTATATAACAGTATTCTTGGAACTGTCTCCAGGATCCCAAAGAAGTTCACAACTGAGTATCTCAACATACATTCATCAAAGCCTATGGTACCATTTGTTTGTGATGAGCAGGTGACTTTGATTTGTTGACTTGCTCCTTCGATGCAGGTATGACAGGCCTCATTAGGAAGATCCCCTCGGCAGAGAAAGAGGCCATGGATTCCATTATAGGTCTCAGTGTAAAAAGTgtgagaggaagctcgagaGGTCAAGGAATTCAGTAGGAAGTTGATGTCAGAATTCAGATTTGGGCGAGCCGTGTTGGTTCCTGAGCAGTTTAAATAGCGTTGGCTACAACAAGGGACTATTAGTCCAGAGATTGAAATCAGTAGTAAAATTGAAGGCAAGGACGGTGTTTGAGGGAGGAAATGAATCATGGTTTTTTAGTTTTGGGGTAGCACAAAGAAGAATGAACGAGGATGATGAGTTCAAAGGTATTTTTATGTATAGAAATGAAGACATTTTGTCCATAATATTTTGGGTTCTTCAACTTCAACCAAAACGCTGGTGAAAGTGGAAGTAAGATCAACACCTAACCTGCCCATCATTTGAAAGTTTCAGAATTACTGTTTGTAAgcgaaagaaaattattaccTTCTCAAACCCAAATAGTCGTTGCATGTGTTAAGACGAAAGTTTCTGGATTAGTACTAATTTGACTTGTTCAGCTcgttttttcttccttataaCTCGTCAATGATTATGttgttgaataaaaaatgaatccaGAATGGTTTTGTGAATGTGCCCAGCAGCTTAAATCTTTTGTTGAGTCTAGATGAACAAATATTTGGAAGAGTCAAAAACCATCCCTGTGGGGAGTGGTTGTGGGTGGGGAGCTGAGTTTGGAAAAAGGGATcttt includes these proteins:
- the LOC111804041 gene encoding putative receptor-like protein kinase At4g00960 isoform X2; this translates as MGIFIFNSKTILFISFMFPTISQPEFLFHTCSNKANYTADSLFKRNLDAVLASISSNTQVDYGFYNATSGEDPDRATGLALCRGGVALEQCRSCVKNSTRRISESCPNQKEAEGWYEDCQIRYSNNAIYGVGDSNVKMLFWNTQRAEDPDGFNEALRSLFDRLQRVAASGSSVHKSAGGDQKVPFPSTYTIYGLVDCFPDLSYLNCFNCLDQLQASFFSCCNGSLGARLLATSCQLNFEIHPIYISLLSPPPPPPPPPPPPPKPGNHGNNGRTVVTIGVAIVSAITLMVTIFIIFRLRKIKNRRRLDNFGGASFGDTADEMSIMEMIQFDFGSIKDATNDFASENKLGQGGFGAVYKGKLPNGQHVAVKRLARNSQQGDAEFKNEVLLVVKLQHRNLVRLLGFCLQGSERLLIYEFVPNGSLDNFIFDFGKRTLLDWERRYKIINGIARALLYLHEDSRHRIIHRDLKASNILLDEEMNPKIADFGMARLFEVDETQGNTSRIVGTYGYMAPEYVVHGQFSVKSDVFSFGVLVLEILSGKKNNYFHEGEHVEDLTSFVWTNWRAGTTTSIIDSTLRVGSRIEMIRCIHIGLLCVQENVSNRPTMGSVVMMLGSSSLTLPVPSQPAFFLHSATNESDTNGTGSESASVQLSRNEISITELHPR
- the LOC111804041 gene encoding cysteine-rich receptor-like protein kinase 10 isoform X1, which translates into the protein MGIFIFNSKTILFISFMFPTISQPEFLFHTCSNKANYTADSLFKRNLDAVLASISSNTQVDYGFYNATSGEDPDRATGLALCRGGVALEQCRSCVKNSTRRISESCPNQKEAEGWYEDCQIRYSNNAIYGVGDSNVKMLFWNTQRAEDPDGFNEALRSLFDRLQRVAASGSSVHKSAGGDQKVPFPSTYTIYGLVDCFPDLSYLNCFNCLDQLQASFFSCCNGSLGARLLATSCQLNFEIHPIYISLLSPPPPPPPPPPPPPKPGNHGNNGRTVVTIGVAIVSAITLMVTIFIIFRLRKIKNRRRLDNFGGASFGDTADEMSIMEMIQFDFGSIKDATNDFASENKLGQGGFGAVYKGKLPNGQHVAVKRLARNSQQGDAEFKNEVLLVVKLQHRNLVRLLGFCLQGSERLLIYEFVPNGSLDNFIFGVTLFLFFVFGPTLVWKVTILSYNYLHVDFGKRTLLDWERRYKIINGIARALLYLHEDSRHRIIHRDLKASNILLDEEMNPKIADFGMARLFEVDETQGNTSRIVGTYGYMAPEYVVHGQFSVKSDVFSFGVLVLEILSGKKNNYFHEGEHVEDLTSFVWTNWRAGTTTSIIDSTLRVGSRIEMIRCIHIGLLCVQENVSNRPTMGSVVMMLGSSSLTLPVPSQPAFFLHSATNESDTNGTGSESASVQLSRNEISITELHPR